In Garciella nitratireducens DSM 15102, the following proteins share a genomic window:
- a CDS encoding alpha-glycosidase → MNKHAIYHKPKSNFCYPYDKNIIHIRLRTAKEDVEKVILVYGDKYEWNKNKKIEMKYSSYDKLFDYYMISVKPFNRRLAYYFIMESKKKLFYYTEWGILDNHPDQNEIHNHFFEYPYINDSDIHVVPEWVKDAVFYQIFPERFYNGDTSNDPKKINQWGELPKRNDFFGGDLKGIIDRLDYIKDLGINAIYFTPIFESDSNHKYNIKDYKKIDPHFGNLDILKELVEKCHQYGIKVILDAVFNHSGSDFKPFLDVIKNGKNSPYYNWFYIHKWPIKTNPPNYETFSFVAKMPKLNTTNPEVKKYLLDVVKYWMEEVNIDGWRLDVADEIDHNFWREFRKAVKSIKKDAYIVGEIWHNSLPWLMGDQFDAVMNYPFRTACLKFFAYKNIDEETFKKMINQTLFRNTQQVNEVMFNLLDSHDTSRFINRSNKDIKRLILASVFQMTFIGTPCVYYGTEIGLEGEDDPDCRRTMEWNEEKWNKNLHNHYKNLIKLKKEHISLRRGNFKWINDLKNIIGFIRETDNEKILVLINNHENKKNVSISINHHKCIDLINNQKIDVLNKKLKISLPEYGFKIILIRKNDNKIF, encoded by the coding sequence GATGTAGAAAAAGTTATACTAGTTTATGGAGATAAATATGAATGGAATAAAAATAAAAAGATTGAAATGAAATATTCTTCTTATGATAAATTATTTGATTATTATATGATCTCTGTAAAACCATTTAACAGAAGACTTGCATACTATTTTATTATGGAATCAAAGAAAAAACTTTTTTACTATACAGAATGGGGTATTCTTGATAATCACCCAGATCAAAATGAAATTCATAATCACTTTTTTGAGTATCCCTATATTAATGACTCAGATATTCATGTAGTGCCTGAGTGGGTTAAAGATGCAGTATTTTATCAAATATTCCCAGAAAGATTTTATAATGGAGATACTTCTAATGATCCTAAAAAGATAAATCAATGGGGAGAACTTCCTAAAAGAAATGATTTCTTCGGAGGAGACTTGAAGGGAATCATAGATAGGTTAGATTATATTAAAGATCTAGGTATAAATGCAATTTATTTTACTCCTATATTTGAATCAGATTCTAATCACAAATATAATATAAAAGATTATAAAAAAATTGACCCACATTTTGGTAATTTAGATATCCTGAAAGAACTCGTTGAAAAATGCCATCAATATGGTATAAAAGTAATTTTAGATGCTGTATTCAATCATAGTGGATCTGACTTTAAACCATTTTTGGATGTAATCAAAAATGGAAAAAATTCTCCTTATTATAATTGGTTTTATATTCACAAATGGCCCATTAAGACAAATCCTCCAAATTATGAAACCTTTAGCTTTGTAGCTAAAATGCCGAAATTAAATACTACTAATCCAGAAGTAAAAAAATATCTTTTAGATGTTGTTAAATACTGGATGGAGGAAGTTAATATAGATGGATGGAGACTAGATGTGGCTGATGAAATAGATCACAATTTTTGGAGAGAATTTAGAAAAGCAGTAAAGAGTATAAAAAAAGATGCGTACATAGTAGGAGAAATATGGCATAATTCTCTTCCATGGCTGATGGGAGATCAATTTGATGCTGTAATGAATTATCCTTTTAGAACAGCATGTTTGAAATTTTTTGCTTATAAAAATATTGATGAAGAAACTTTTAAAAAAATGATAAATCAAACACTATTTCGAAATACACAGCAAGTGAATGAGGTTATGTTTAACCTGCTTGATAGCCACGATACCTCGAGGTTTATTAATAGATCTAATAAAGACATAAAAAGGCTTATTTTAGCATCGGTATTTCAAATGACCTTTATAGGAACACCTTGTGTATATTATGGTACAGAAATAGGCCTTGAAGGAGAAGATGATCCTGATTGCAGAAGAACTATGGAATGGAATGAAGAAAAATGGAATAAAAACCTTCATAATCATTATAAAAACCTAATTAAATTAAAAAAAGAACATATATCATTAAGAAGGGGTAATTTCAAATGGATTAATGATTTAAAAAATATAATAGGCTTTATCAGAGAAACTGACAATGAAAAAATATTGGTACTCATTAATAATCATGAAAATAAAAAAAATGTAAGCATTTCTATAAATCATCATAAATGTATTGATTTAATAAATAATCAAAAAATTGATGTACTGAACAAAAAACTTAAAATATCACTTCCTGAGTATGGTTTTAAAATAATCTTAATAAGAAAAAATGATAATAAGATTTTTTAA
- a CDS encoding DDE-type integrase/transposase/recombinase: protein MNTHRSRTKIPEKRNPPTHIAIAVNQVWTWDITWLNASIKGQYYKLYLIVDMFSRFIVGYEVWETEKAEYAQHLIKKAPLSQGIAGRPLILHSDNGSPMKAATFLTPYQRHYGLDKEIMKNVKKLMKKLE from the coding sequence ATGAATACCCATCGAAGTAGAACTAAAATACCTGAAAAGAGAAATCCCCCAACCCATATAGCAATAGCTGTAAATCAAGTATGGACATGGGACATTACCTGGTTAAATGCATCTATCAAAGGACAGTATTACAAGCTATATTTAATCGTGGATATGTTTAGTAGATTCATAGTAGGCTATGAAGTATGGGAAACAGAAAAGGCAGAATATGCCCAGCACTTAATAAAAAAAGCTCCTCTATCCCAAGGAATAGCTGGAAGACCATTAATACTACATTCAGATAATGGTAGTCCTATGAAAGCAGCAACATTTTTAACTCCATACCAAAGGCACTATGGACTAGATAAAGAAATCATGAAAAACGTCAAGAAACTTATGAAAAAGCTAGAGTAA
- a CDS encoding transposase has translation MGGARGRLISDLDRVVAVELINEARANGARLKPACRELNISERTYQRWTKEGTIKKDQRPLTKRPTPKNKLLKKERLEVIKIVNSPKYTDLVPSQIVFKLADEMKGNI, from the coding sequence TTGGGGGGAGCCCGAGGAAGATTGATCAGTGACTTAGATCGCGTAGTAGCAGTAGAGCTGATCAATGAAGCAAGAGCTAATGGAGCTAGGTTAAAACCAGCCTGCAGAGAATTAAATATCAGTGAGCGTACCTACCAAAGATGGACTAAAGAAGGAACTATAAAAAAGGATCAAAGACCTTTGACCAAAAGACCTACTCCTAAGAATAAACTATTAAAAAAAGAACGATTGGAAGTAATCAAAATAGTTAATAGTCCTAAATACACTGATTTAGTGCCTTCGCAAATAGTCTTTAAGCTAGCTGATGAGATGAAGGGAAATATTTAG